A single Halarcobacter anaerophilus DNA region contains:
- a CDS encoding RluA family pseudouridine synthase produces MYKNFIVFEANRLDKFLTLHIEASRNQIEQLIKKEFVKVDGKTVTKGGLKLKPEQKVEVEFPQAVLEDVKNPEFIKESLKDKIIEIIYEDEYIMVLNKPYNLTVHDAPSVKDATLVDWLKLNKISLSTISGEERHGIVHRLDKGTSGVMVIAKTNEAHVNLSKQLENKSMGRYYLAIIDLPLKDNCIIEKPIARNPNNRLKMAVVDNGKYAKSAFAKLEVSNNQKNELIACKLFTGRTHQIRVHLSSINRHILGDNLYGFKGELNKINRFYLHAYILYLNHPITNEKMSFKGNLSQDMQKYLYSNFNMERVDDKIDENSIINSFDFIS; encoded by the coding sequence ATGTATAAAAATTTTATTGTTTTTGAAGCAAATCGATTAGATAAATTCTTAACTTTGCATATTGAAGCTTCAAGAAATCAAATAGAACAACTTATAAAAAAAGAGTTTGTAAAAGTTGACGGTAAAACCGTTACCAAAGGAGGCTTAAAGCTAAAGCCCGAACAAAAGGTCGAAGTAGAGTTTCCCCAAGCTGTTTTGGAAGATGTAAAAAATCCCGAATTTATAAAAGAATCCCTTAAAGATAAAATCATAGAAATTATTTATGAAGATGAGTATATTATGGTTTTAAATAAACCCTATAATCTTACCGTTCATGATGCTCCTAGTGTAAAAGATGCAACACTTGTAGACTGGCTTAAATTAAATAAAATCTCTTTATCTACAATAAGCGGAGAAGAAAGACACGGTATAGTACACAGGTTGGATAAAGGAACAAGCGGTGTTATGGTTATTGCAAAAACAAATGAAGCTCATGTAAATTTATCAAAACAACTTGAAAACAAAAGTATGGGAAGATATTATCTTGCAATAATCGATCTTCCTTTAAAAGATAACTGCATTATTGAAAAACCCATAGCTAGAAACCCGAATAATCGTCTTAAGATGGCAGTTGTAGATAACGGAAAATATGCCAAATCCGCATTTGCAAAATTAGAAGTGTCGAATAATCAAAAAAATGAGTTAATTGCCTGCAAACTTTTTACAGGGAGAACTCATCAGATAAGAGTACATCTAAGTTCGATAAATAGGCATATATTAGGCGATAATTTATATGGTTTTAAGGGCGAATTAAATAAAATTAATAGATTTTATTTGCATGCATATATATTATATTTAAATCACCCAATTACAAATGAAAAAATGAGTTTCAAAGGAAACCTAAGTCAAGACATGCAGAAATATTTATACAGTAATTTTAATATGGAGAGAGTAGATGACAAGATTGATGAAAATAGCATCATTAACAGCTTTGATTTTATTAGTTAG
- the speB gene encoding agmatinase — translation MQAQNSCFIGFENSFEESTAVLFGAPFDGTTSFKPGARFAPSAMREDSWAIESYSPYLDKDLEELKLFDYGNLELPFGDKKRALRMIQETTQEIIDAGKVPIMIGGEHLVSLAPVKALSKKYKDLHIIHFDAHTDLREDYLGESLSHATVLRRIYDQVGDGKVNQFCIRSGLKEEFEWAKKHTHLEKFTFNTLESCVRRLKEKPVYITIDLDVLDPSVFPGTGTPEPGGIDFHQMMEIIKILSSLQNVVGLDLVELSPKYDASGVSTAVACKTLRELVLATVK, via the coding sequence TTGCAAGCACAAAATAGCTGCTTTATAGGTTTTGAAAATAGTTTTGAGGAGTCAACGGCAGTCCTTTTCGGAGCTCCTTTTGACGGAACAACCTCTTTTAAACCGGGAGCAAGATTTGCACCTAGTGCTATGAGAGAAGATTCTTGGGCTATTGAGAGTTACAGTCCTTATTTAGATAAAGATTTAGAAGAGTTGAAACTTTTTGATTACGGTAATTTGGAACTTCCTTTCGGGGACAAAAAGAGAGCTTTGAGAATGATACAAGAGACAACTCAAGAAATTATCGATGCAGGGAAAGTTCCTATTATGATAGGTGGAGAACATTTAGTCTCTTTGGCTCCTGTAAAAGCATTATCAAAAAAATATAAAGATCTGCATATCATTCATTTTGACGCACACACTGATCTAAGAGAAGATTATTTGGGAGAATCTTTAAGTCATGCAACGGTTTTAAGACGTATTTACGATCAAGTAGGGGATGGAAAGGTAAATCAGTTTTGTATTCGTTCAGGACTTAAAGAGGAGTTTGAATGGGCAAAAAAACATACCCATTTGGAAAAATTTACTTTTAATACTTTAGAATCTTGTGTTAGAAGACTAAAAGAGAAACCTGTTTATATAACTATTGATTTAGATGTTTTAGACCCTTCTGTTTTCCCGGGAACAGGAACACCAGAACCTGGAGGAATTGATTTTCATCAAATGATGGAAATAATCAAAATCTTAAGTAGTTTACAAAATGTAGTAGGGCTTGATTTAGTAGAACTTAGTCCAAAATATGATGCAAGCGGGGTTTCTACAGCAGTTGCTTGTAAGACACTTAGAGAGCTTGTTTTAGCTACAGTAAAGTAG
- a CDS encoding murein hydrolase activator EnvC family protein codes for MTRFLIVFVVLATLLNASSKNIDNKIAQNKEILKKNQTAQFKTDLQIKVLAKQISNQNKELAKLEEVITVVNDDIKKHESQLNEAKKNLSSLHEDSKSLMKKREENEKQIIRVIIDDFSSSIALKLAGESTTQELIDSEIYSILSQNSKDQILKLNNSYELITQNKKENQKKIKKISAYIEDRKKKKKELNILKKKYSKSLVSLESKHKEYQKELKSTIQKQESLKDLLGRLNILKKEELEKEKKERIAKARRLAAQKKRKSKKESSKKGTYTLDEDARNSRYAKDIDVDVRMIGSSTSGIKIVKYRGRKTIAPLDSFKVVKNFGKYYDPVYKIQLFNESIVLKTTKPQAKVKAIFNGKIVYAKKDAGMLENVVIVQHKNGLHTIYSHLDKISPSLKVGRWIKKGYVVGRVNDTLTFQATKNEKHVNPKDLFRI; via the coding sequence ATGACTAGATTTCTAATAGTATTTGTAGTTTTAGCAACTCTTTTAAATGCTTCTTCTAAAAATATAGATAATAAAATAGCACAAAATAAAGAGATCTTGAAAAAAAACCAAACGGCTCAGTTTAAAACGGACTTGCAGATTAAAGTATTGGCAAAACAGATCTCAAATCAAAATAAAGAGCTTGCAAAATTAGAAGAAGTTATAACTGTAGTAAATGATGATATAAAAAAGCATGAAAGCCAGTTAAACGAAGCTAAAAAAAACTTATCTTCACTTCATGAAGATTCAAAATCTTTAATGAAAAAAAGAGAAGAGAATGAAAAGCAGATTATACGAGTTATTATAGATGATTTTTCTTCTTCTATTGCTCTTAAACTAGCAGGAGAGAGTACAACACAAGAGCTTATAGATTCGGAAATATATTCAATACTTTCCCAAAATTCAAAAGATCAGATTTTGAAATTAAACAACAGTTATGAACTTATAACACAAAACAAAAAAGAGAATCAAAAAAAGATAAAAAAAATTTCTGCTTATATAGAAGATAGAAAGAAAAAGAAAAAAGAGCTGAATATTCTCAAAAAAAAATACTCCAAATCTCTGGTCTCTCTTGAAAGCAAACATAAAGAGTATCAAAAAGAGTTAAAAAGCACCATACAAAAACAAGAGTCTTTAAAAGATCTTTTGGGAAGATTAAATATCTTAAAAAAAGAAGAGCTGGAAAAAGAGAAAAAAGAAAGAATCGCAAAAGCAAGAAGACTAGCGGCACAAAAGAAAAGAAAAAGTAAAAAAGAGAGTTCAAAAAAAGGTACTTATACTTTGGATGAAGATGCAAGAAACAGCAGATATGCAAAAGATATTGATGTAGATGTAAGAATGATAGGCTCTTCAACCTCGGGAATTAAAATCGTAAAATACAGAGGAAGAAAAACAATTGCTCCTTTGGACTCTTTTAAAGTCGTTAAAAACTTTGGAAAATATTATGATCCTGTTTATAAAATTCAATTATTTAATGAATCGATTGTTTTAAAAACAACAAAACCCCAAGCAAAAGTAAAAGCTATTTTTAACGGTAAAATAGTATATGCAAAAAAAGATGCGGGAATGTTGGAAAATGTTGTAATTGTACAACATAAAAACGGTCTGCATACAATATATTCCCATTTAGATAAGATTTCTCCTTCCTTAAAAGTAGGAAGATGGATAAAAAAAGGTTATGTGGTTGGAAGAGTAAACGATACGCTTACTTTTCAAGCAACAAAAAACGAAAAACACGTCAATCCAAAGGATTTATTTAGAATATAA
- a CDS encoding FtsW/RodA/SpoVE family cell cycle protein — MRLFDKRIISHFDYLLIIFILPLVLLSYNLISETNDTLANKQLIYFSLSVVAFLIVFIFPIRRNIRLIPLLYWIGIFLLLAVEFWGVTKLGAKRWLSIPFVGTTIQPSELFKPVFILMLGHLIQNRQPEEGGYKLKDFIYFSFYIILPFVLIAKEPDLGTALVLLLVGYGILFIIGVNWKIWFTILLTIVLASPLIYTYLIKDYQKKRIKDFLSEKPSYQVQQSIIAIGNGGLLGKDAEDATQSQLKFLPIATSDFIFAYFVERHGFLGAFGLIFIYALLIFHLLSLNYYFHDDFVIRSFASGLGLLIFFNMSVNILMVIGYAPVVGLPLPLFSYGGSSFINFIVLFAILENLLAFRFMDMYSFERRL; from the coding sequence ATGCGTTTATTTGATAAAAGAATTATATCTCATTTTGATTATTTACTTATTATATTTATTCTACCTTTGGTACTGCTTTCATATAATTTAATTAGTGAAACAAACGATACCTTGGCGAATAAACAACTTATATATTTTTCTTTGTCGGTTGTGGCATTTCTTATTGTTTTTATTTTTCCTATTAGACGAAATATTAGATTAATACCGCTTCTTTACTGGATTGGAATATTTTTGCTTTTAGCAGTTGAATTTTGGGGCGTAACCAAGCTTGGAGCCAAAAGATGGCTAAGTATTCCTTTTGTAGGAACAACAATTCAGCCAAGTGAACTTTTTAAACCCGTTTTTATTCTTATGCTCGGACATTTAATACAAAACAGACAACCAGAAGAGGGCGGTTATAAGTTAAAAGATTTTATATACTTCTCTTTTTATATAATATTGCCTTTTGTTCTAATTGCAAAAGAGCCTGATTTAGGTACTGCACTTGTACTTTTGCTTGTAGGTTACGGAATACTTTTTATTATAGGAGTAAACTGGAAAATTTGGTTTACTATTCTTCTTACAATAGTTTTGGCTTCTCCTTTGATTTATACTTATTTAATAAAAGATTATCAGAAAAAAAGAATTAAAGATTTTCTTTCAGAAAAACCTAGTTATCAGGTTCAGCAGTCAATTATTGCTATAGGAAACGGAGGTTTGCTCGGAAAAGATGCGGAAGATGCAACGCAATCCCAGCTAAAATTTTTACCTATTGCAACAAGTGATTTTATTTTTGCATATTTTGTTGAAAGACATGGATTTTTAGGAGCTTTTGGACTTATTTTTATATATGCACTGCTTATTTTTCATCTTCTGTCCTTGAATTACTATTTTCATGATGATTTTGTAATCCGTAGTTTTGCCTCCGGCTTGGGGCTTCTAATCTTTTTTAATATGAGTGTAAATATCTTAATGGTAATAGGATATGCTCCCGTTGTAGGTTTGCCTCTTCCTTTGTTCTCCTACGGTGGAAGTTCTTTTATCAATTTTATAGTACTATTTGCTATTTTAGAAAATCTATTGGCTTTTAGATTTATGGATATGTATAGTTTTGAAAGGAGATTATAG
- a CDS encoding cell division ATP-binding protein FtsE, producing the protein MIEAKNIYLSYDENKYIIKKGNFSIKEREFIFIGGTSGSGKSTLLKSFYGEIPLKHGSLNIAGQEVFGIKSKPLRRLRKDIGIIFQDYKLIKEWTIEENIMIPLKINGYSSDVSKEQAIKLLAHVKLSHRQGYYPNELSGGEQQRVAVARALAHNPKIIIADEPTGNLDDYSAEVVWNLLKGANEQLGITVVVVTHRVPKNFGIRFRQLSIEDGIIYEVS; encoded by the coding sequence ATGATAGAAGCTAAAAATATATATCTCTCTTATGATGAGAATAAATATATCATAAAAAAAGGAAACTTTTCTATAAAAGAGAGAGAATTTATATTTATAGGCGGAACAAGCGGTAGCGGAAAATCAACTCTTTTAAAATCATTTTACGGAGAAATTCCCTTAAAGCACGGAAGTTTAAATATTGCCGGACAAGAGGTTTTTGGAATAAAGAGTAAACCTCTTAGAAGATTAAGAAAAGATATCGGTATTATTTTTCAAGATTATAAACTTATAAAAGAGTGGACTATTGAAGAGAATATTATGATTCCTCTAAAAATAAACGGCTACTCTTCAGATGTTTCAAAAGAGCAGGCAATCAAACTTCTTGCACATGTTAAACTCTCTCACAGGCAAGGTTATTATCCAAATGAACTAAGTGGAGGAGAACAGCAAAGAGTTGCAGTTGCAAGAGCATTGGCTCATAACCCTAAAATCATTATTGCAGATGAACCTACGGGGAATCTTGATGATTATTCTGCCGAAGTTGTATGGAATTTGTTAAAAGGGGCAAATGAACAATTAGGAATTACCGTTGTTGTTGTAACCCATAGAGTTCCAAAAAATTTCGGTATAAGATTTAGACAGCTTTCCATTGAAGACGGTATAATTTATGAAGTTTCTTAA
- a CDS encoding cell division FtsX domain-containing protein has product MKFLKNTFGFVIPLTAMLISFIIYIFSTNILDNYKKTIANDYSIVVITNTPLIKENISELANIRVEKIITLKNDKIIKNISSSLSNTSIDLLKRKLPHFYKIKLEVFPTTSELESIKNQLYENKNVRKVEIFSKNHNTVYLLLLLLSRISMILFSIITIFAIMMISKQIRIWFYEHHEKITILKLHGASILYSSSTILKYAIFSSLISFITVSAIFIYLVGNIGILLPDDLEGIISVTLTVEDSLIKIFFLSFGISILTIIGVLLKYKIKHD; this is encoded by the coding sequence ATGAAGTTTCTTAAAAATACATTTGGTTTTGTTATTCCCTTAACAGCAATGTTAATCTCTTTTATTATCTATATTTTTTCAACGAATATATTAGATAACTATAAAAAAACAATAGCAAATGATTACTCTATTGTAGTGATTACAAATACCCCTTTAATAAAAGAGAATATAAGCGAATTGGCAAATATTCGTGTTGAAAAAATAATAACTTTGAAAAATGATAAGATAATAAAAAATATAAGTTCAAGTCTATCTAATACTTCGATTGATTTATTGAAAAGAAAACTTCCCCATTTTTATAAAATAAAACTTGAAGTTTTCCCCACGACAAGTGAACTTGAAAGTATTAAAAATCAACTTTATGAAAATAAAAATGTCAGAAAAGTCGAAATTTTTTCTAAAAACCATAATACCGTCTATCTTTTATTACTGCTTCTTAGCAGAATCAGTATGATACTTTTTTCTATTATTACTATTTTTGCAATTATGATGATTTCAAAACAGATTAGAATATGGTTTTATGAACACCATGAAAAAATAACAATCTTAAAATTGCACGGTGCTTCAATTTTATATAGTTCTTCGACTATATTAAAATATGCAATTTTCAGTTCACTAATATCATTTATTACCGTTTCGGCTATCTTTATATACTTAGTAGGAAACATAGGTATCCTTTTACCTGATGATTTAGAAGGTATTATTTCCGTAACATTAACAGTTGAGGATTCTTTGATTAAAATCTTTTTCCTCTCTTTTGGTATCTCTATATTGACAATTATCGGGGTATTATTAAAGTATAAAATAAAGCATGACTAG
- a CDS encoding fibronectin type III domain-containing protein: MTRLMKIASLTALILLVSGCSLKNNLNEPKTPKVDESLESVDSASIRSISDVDAIAFEWRKVDDPRVTGYHFYRANMKKDGTKLKYIDTIENRYATHYVDKDLEPNTKYVYKISAATAGEVESKTTNDYMVSTLPQIEGISFVQAISNLPKQIKIIWRPHPNERVESYKIERSSPETSEWKKLETVKGRLQAEYIDMDLEDNVIYQYRVTALTFDDLESLPSKIVQAQTKPLPDPAFKVNASRDLPRKIALSWQASKSSDVVRYNIYRSSSATSGFSKIHSVGANTFKFEDFINEDGKVYFYKVRAVDKDGLESSEHVNAVMGSTLSKLEKPIITLAQIQGQKAILNWQPGDSRAVSYNVYKTVKEGFFKEKTVKFENINALRFEDKDIARGVEYSYAIQSVDQYGIVSEITSKTELVLPKLKELK; encoded by the coding sequence ATGACAAGATTGATGAAAATAGCATCATTAACAGCTTTGATTTTATTAGTTAGCGGCTGTAGTTTAAAAAATAATTTAAATGAACCTAAAACACCTAAAGTAGATGAGAGTTTAGAAAGCGTTGATTCAGCCTCTATTAGATCAATTTCAGATGTAGACGCTATCGCTTTTGAATGGAGAAAAGTTGATGACCCAAGAGTTACGGGATATCACTTTTACAGAGCAAATATGAAAAAAGACGGTACAAAATTAAAATATATCGATACAATTGAAAATAGATATGCTACTCACTACGTAGATAAAGATTTAGAACCTAACACAAAATATGTTTATAAAATTTCAGCTGCAACAGCAGGTGAAGTAGAGTCAAAAACAACAAATGATTATATGGTTTCTACTCTTCCTCAAATCGAAGGAATATCTTTTGTTCAAGCTATTTCAAATCTTCCAAAACAGATTAAAATTATCTGGAGACCACATCCAAATGAAAGAGTAGAATCTTATAAAATAGAGAGAAGTTCTCCCGAAACAAGTGAATGGAAAAAACTTGAAACAGTAAAAGGAAGACTTCAAGCTGAATATATCGATATGGATTTAGAAGATAATGTTATTTATCAATACAGAGTTACTGCTTTAACTTTTGATGATTTGGAATCTCTTCCAAGCAAAATAGTTCAGGCACAAACTAAACCTCTTCCCGATCCTGCATTTAAAGTAAATGCTTCAAGAGACCTTCCTAGAAAAATTGCACTGTCATGGCAAGCTTCAAAATCTTCTGATGTGGTAAGATACAATATCTACAGAAGCAGCAGTGCAACATCTGGATTTAGCAAAATTCATTCTGTAGGTGCAAATACTTTTAAATTTGAAGATTTTATTAATGAAGACGGAAAAGTATATTTTTACAAAGTAAGAGCTGTAGACAAAGACGGTTTGGAAAGCAGTGAACATGTAAACGCAGTGATGGGTTCTACTTTAAGCAAATTAGAAAAACCTATTATTACTTTGGCTCAAATTCAAGGTCAAAAAGCAATTTTAAATTGGCAACCAGGCGACAGCAGAGCGGTCTCTTATAATGTTTATAAAACAGTAAAAGAGGGATTTTTCAAAGAAAAAACTGTTAAATTTGAGAACATCAATGCTTTAAGATTTGAAGATAAAGATATAGCAAGAGGCGTAGAATACAGTTATGCTATACAATCAGTCGATCAATACGGAATTGTTTCGGAAATCACAAGCAAAACAGAACTAGTATTACCAAAATTAAAAGAGTTAAAATAA
- the trmB gene encoding tRNA (guanosine(46)-N7)-methyltransferase TrmB, protein MPHIVFDKKNRELVTPSKYEDFSFDFVAKSYDFTNKPRKPEYKIAVKKDNKKFFLTLKQKGENSLLKVDKVTRISPVQIVKDAINSYAKVVDANIVFSNTQNFNQKIKPDEKYLKDIDFFINDFKTDKELQIEIGFGSGRHLLHQAKTNPHIQFIGLEIHTPSIEQLLKQIRIQNIENILVVSYDARLFMEFINSNKVGRIFVHFPVPWDKKPHRRIYSNAFINEALRVLKKDGTLELRTDSRKYFDYCTNLLTNLPKGKIVIDINKDLQISSKYEDRWKKQGKNIYDVTLYCDQEDKDIDLNYDFNFDEDIQFDNIIKNLPSKAIIEDDYFVHIEDIFIIENRTNSGLIQVTFGSFDRPLNKYILVEDKKAGYFQDLPLPSSANIKAHKKLKEILKDDRS, encoded by the coding sequence ATGCCACATATAGTTTTTGATAAAAAAAATAGAGAATTAGTAACGCCTTCAAAATATGAAGATTTTTCTTTTGATTTTGTTGCTAAATCTTACGATTTCACAAATAAACCAAGAAAACCCGAATATAAAATTGCCGTAAAAAAAGATAATAAAAAGTTTTTTTTAACCCTTAAACAAAAAGGTGAAAACTCTCTTTTAAAAGTTGATAAAGTTACAAGAATCTCTCCTGTTCAAATAGTAAAAGATGCTATAAACTCTTATGCAAAAGTCGTTGATGCAAATATTGTTTTCAGCAACACTCAAAATTTTAACCAAAAAATCAAACCTGATGAAAAATACCTAAAAGATATTGATTTTTTTATAAATGATTTTAAAACCGACAAAGAGCTTCAAATCGAGATTGGATTTGGAAGCGGAAGACACCTTCTTCATCAAGCAAAAACAAATCCTCATATACAATTTATCGGGTTAGAGATTCATACACCCTCTATTGAACAGCTTTTAAAACAGATTAGAATACAAAATATAGAAAATATCTTAGTAGTAAGTTATGATGCAAGACTTTTTATGGAGTTTATAAACTCTAATAAAGTAGGAAGAATTTTTGTTCATTTTCCCGTACCTTGGGATAAAAAACCTCACAGAAGAATCTATTCAAATGCTTTTATAAATGAAGCTTTAAGAGTTTTAAAAAAAGATGGAACTTTAGAACTTAGAACAGATAGCAGAAAATATTTTGATTATTGCACAAATCTTTTAACAAATCTTCCAAAAGGGAAAATAGTTATAGATATAAACAAAGATCTGCAAATATCCAGTAAATATGAAGACAGATGGAAAAAACAAGGAAAAAATATTTATGATGTGACTCTTTATTGCGATCAAGAAGATAAAGATATCGATCTTAATTATGATTTTAATTTTGATGAAGATATTCAATTTGATAATATTATTAAAAATCTTCCTAGCAAAGCAATAATCGAAGATGATTATTTTGTTCATATTGAGGATATTTTTATTATTGAAAACAGAACAAATTCAGGATTGATACAAGTTACATTCGGAAGTTTTGACAGACCTTTAAATAAATATATTTTAGTTGAAGATAAAAAAGCCGGATATTTTCAAGACCTGCCCCTACCTTCAAGTGCAAATATAAAAGCACATAAAAAACTAAAAGAGATATTAAAAGATGATAGAAGCTAA
- a CDS encoding GGDEF domain-containing protein produces the protein MSRNIILNSVLMVIALSLSITLLSLYNLRNAGIKSAIHNAVSISEAVKSGLTSYMVNDNMHQVGTFIQSVSNMRNVDKLWLARSEYVNKQFGHVRDIPRDDIDKKVLNSGKMYYEIDESITKTTVRVTIPYNAVADKGINCLKCHNVEQGTTLGAISLVLDINTLKEIGIESIYIVSLFILLTIIFFLIYNKKYIMPYFKLYELFKNSISNAIQGNFEKISPPKELSMDIIHLTREYNNLLEIFKDTTDDIDKKLQVYTGYKTSTMRRNPLKESKFIVDNLSNLYQYKKQIELDSTLEEIYTRLKEVMQNRFGLKNFTFMEIDSTKQKMRKVAQSGESFYCEPTIKNNPELCRCARTNQDVVSIKFQNSCQYYENKDKYYYCINFDIAKNIYLIVHFTCNTVEELNSLKEKVIFIKSYLKETTPVIEVKLLMAALKESAFKDSLTGLYNRKFLEEHSKKLLPQIKRENGDIGVLMLDMDHFKAVNDEYGHNIGDKVLKELAKILEDTVRESDIVIRYGGEEFIVLLINVKSEEAALNVASKIAQRVRENEIDIYAGTKLKKTVSIGLSMYPKDSNNLDTVIKNADIALYEAKNSGRDNVKRFKEEQVSSIDLF, from the coding sequence ATGAGTAGAAATATTATACTTAATTCAGTGCTAATGGTTATTGCTCTGTCTTTGTCAATTACACTGTTAAGTCTATATAATCTAAGAAATGCCGGTATAAAATCTGCTATTCATAATGCCGTCTCTATTTCCGAAGCCGTAAAAAGCGGTTTAACTTCATATATGGTTAACGATAATATGCACCAAGTAGGAACTTTTATCCAGTCTGTTTCAAATATGAGAAATGTTGATAAGCTTTGGTTGGCAAGAAGTGAATATGTAAATAAACAGTTCGGTCATGTAAGAGATATCCCTCGGGATGATATTGATAAAAAAGTTTTAAACAGCGGAAAAATGTATTATGAGATTGATGAATCTATAACAAAAACTACCGTTAGAGTTACTATTCCTTATAATGCAGTTGCGGATAAAGGTATAAACTGTCTTAAATGCCACAATGTAGAACAAGGTACAACCTTAGGTGCCATCTCTTTAGTACTTGATATTAATACTTTAAAAGAGATTGGTATTGAATCAATTTATATAGTTTCGCTTTTTATTCTTCTTACGATAATATTTTTCTTGATTTATAATAAAAAATATATAATGCCCTATTTTAAACTCTATGAACTCTTTAAAAACAGTATATCAAATGCAATACAAGGTAACTTTGAAAAAATTTCTCCTCCCAAAGAGCTTTCAATGGATATTATCCATTTAACTCGAGAATATAATAATCTGCTTGAAATATTTAAAGATACGACAGATGATATAGATAAAAAACTTCAAGTTTATACGGGATATAAAACTTCTACTATGAGAAGAAACCCTTTAAAAGAGTCGAAATTTATTGTAGATAATCTGTCAAATCTTTATCAATATAAAAAGCAAATTGAATTAGACAGCACTTTAGAAGAGATTTATACCAGATTAAAAGAGGTTATGCAAAATAGATTCGGATTAAAAAACTTTACTTTTATGGAGATTGATTCGACAAAACAAAAGATGAGAAAAGTAGCCCAATCGGGTGAATCCTTTTATTGCGAACCGACAATAAAAAACAATCCTGAACTTTGCAGATGTGCCAGAACGAATCAAGATGTAGTCTCAATCAAGTTTCAAAACAGTTGCCAATATTATGAAAACAAAGATAAATATTATTACTGCATAAATTTTGATATTGCAAAAAACATATATTTGATCGTACATTTTACTTGTAACACGGTAGAAGAGTTAAATTCTCTAAAAGAAAAAGTTATCTTTATAAAAAGTTATCTAAAAGAGACTACTCCTGTTATTGAAGTAAAACTTCTGATGGCAGCACTAAAAGAGTCGGCTTTTAAAGATAGTCTAACAGGACTTTATAATAGAAAATTCTTAGAAGAACACAGCAAAAAACTTCTTCCTCAAATAAAAAGAGAAAACGGTGATATCGGTGTTCTTATGCTTGATATGGATCATTTTAAAGCCGTAAACGATGAATATGGACACAATATCGGAGACAAAGTTTTAAAAGAACTAGCAAAAATACTTGAAGACACCGTAAGAGAATCGGATATTGTAATAAGATACGGAGGAGAAGAGTTTATTGTTTTATTAATAAACGTCAAATCTGAAGAGGCTGCTTTAAATGTTGCTTCAAAAATTGCCCAAAGAGTAAGAGAAAATGAAATTGATATTTATGCGGGAACAAAATTGAAAAAAACCGTAAGTATCGGTCTTTCTATGTATCCAAAAGATTCAAATAATCTTGATACTGTTATAAAAAATGCAGATATAGCTTTATATGAAGCAAAAAACAGCGGAAGAGATAATGTTAAAAGATTTAAAGAAGAACAAGTTTCCAGTATAGATTTGTTTTAA